A section of the Spirosoma pollinicola genome encodes:
- a CDS encoding GNAT family N-acetyltransferase — MSIRLATLADAAILTDLSAVTMREAFGPPHNPADLVDEYIESAITQPILDTELADFRSTFFLMVSPDGTPVGYAKLRKHAPPRRMKLRNAIEIQRIYLLASQIGQGQGRTLLNHCIDWAKAQGYDAVWLGVWERNERAIEFYKKMGFERFGFHYFQFGSERQRDYWLQKQLY, encoded by the coding sequence TTGTCTATCCGACTTGCTACCCTTGCCGACGCGGCAATCCTTACAGACCTCTCGGCCGTAACTATGCGCGAAGCCTTCGGGCCGCCCCACAATCCTGCCGACCTAGTTGACGAATACATTGAGTCGGCTATTACACAGCCCATTCTGGATACGGAACTGGCAGACTTCCGTTCGACATTTTTTTTGATGGTCTCACCGGATGGCACACCCGTTGGTTATGCAAAATTACGGAAGCACGCGCCACCAAGACGGATGAAATTACGTAATGCCATAGAAATCCAGCGCATTTACCTGTTAGCGTCGCAAATAGGGCAGGGGCAGGGGCGAACGCTACTGAATCATTGTATTGACTGGGCAAAGGCACAGGGGTACGATGCCGTCTGGCTTGGCGTGTGGGAGCGAAACGAACGGGCCATCGAGTTTTACAAGAAGATGGGTTTTGAGCGCTTTGGCTTTCACTATTTTCAATTCGGTTCAGAACGCCAGCGGGATTATTGGCTTCAGAAACAGTTATACTAA
- a CDS encoding Maf family nucleotide pyrophosphatase gives MLALRYPLILASGSPRRKQLMTDAGFLFTIETRPTDELFPDTMPADEVAEYLARQKAEQFLNDGQPSERIVLCADTVVILDNQILNKPQDEADARRMLQALSGQTHRVRTGVAILSPTGLHSFTDETVVQFATLTNEEITYYIRECKPFDKAGSYGAQDFIGLVGIERLEGSFYTVMGLPTHRVYQALKAYVR, from the coding sequence GTGCTAGCATTACGTTACCCTTTGATACTCGCGTCGGGTTCGCCCCGTCGGAAGCAGCTCATGACCGATGCTGGCTTTTTGTTCACGATCGAAACGCGCCCAACCGATGAGCTATTTCCAGATACCATGCCTGCCGATGAGGTAGCCGAATACCTGGCCCGCCAGAAAGCTGAACAGTTTCTGAACGATGGCCAGCCATCCGAACGGATTGTTCTTTGTGCCGATACGGTGGTCATTCTGGATAACCAGATTCTGAACAAACCGCAGGACGAAGCCGATGCTCGCCGAATGCTCCAGGCCCTGTCGGGGCAAACGCACCGCGTTCGTACAGGCGTGGCAATTTTGTCGCCTACGGGTTTGCACTCATTTACGGATGAAACAGTCGTTCAGTTTGCAACCCTGACCAACGAGGAGATCACCTATTACATCCGGGAATGTAAACCGTTCGACAAAGCCGGTTCGTACGGTGCACAGGATTTTATTGGTCTGGTAGGTATTGAGCGGCTGGAAGGCTCGTTCTACACGGTTATGGGATTGCCCACACACCGCGTTTACCAGGCATTGAAAGCGTACGTGAGATAG
- a CDS encoding type I restriction enzyme HsdR N-terminal domain-containing protein: MVALNLPTFDCKIKQVEGKPYIFDSLRRKYVRLSPEEWVRQHIVNLLLTHYAYPKSLIRTEGGLILNQTQKRTDVVVFDRQGQPFLVVECKAPHIPLTQSVFDQIARYNHVHKAPYLVISNGLTHYCCGIDHNTADVQFLDDFPAFM; encoded by the coding sequence ATGGTTGCGCTGAACCTCCCGACTTTTGACTGTAAAATTAAACAAGTCGAAGGGAAACCCTACATTTTCGATTCATTACGCCGGAAGTACGTCCGGCTCTCGCCCGAAGAGTGGGTTCGGCAGCATATTGTCAATCTGCTGCTGACTCATTATGCCTATCCCAAATCTCTTATTCGCACCGAAGGAGGACTAATCCTGAACCAGACCCAAAAAAGGACAGATGTGGTGGTCTTCGACCGGCAGGGGCAGCCTTTTCTGGTGGTTGAATGCAAGGCTCCCCATATTCCATTGACCCAGTCGGTATTCGATCAGATTGCCCGCTACAACCACGTACACAAGGCTCCCTACCTAGTCATTTCCAACGGCCTGACACACTACTGCTGCGGCATTGATCACAACACGGCCGATGTGCAATTTCTGGACGATTTCCCGGCATTTATGTAG
- a CDS encoding BLUF domain-containing protein — MEYCIVYLSSSKGLFSEEQLARILQQSRQKNQAVGITGILLYFNGCIIQVLEGEEEHVKNLYNVIRQDAQHTQVISLYSYPIEKRTFSDWSMGYKTISSSEFNHIKDQLPFINNPASSILQEDNVILSLVKQFYLNNRGN, encoded by the coding sequence ATGGAATACTGTATTGTCTACCTTAGTTCGTCAAAAGGTTTATTCTCTGAAGAACAACTAGCCCGTATCCTACAACAAAGTCGACAAAAAAATCAGGCTGTGGGCATTACAGGCATTTTACTGTACTTCAATGGCTGCATCATTCAAGTGTTAGAAGGAGAGGAAGAGCATGTGAAAAACTTGTATAATGTTATCCGTCAGGACGCTCAGCATACCCAAGTCATTTCGTTGTATAGTTATCCAATCGAAAAACGAACCTTTTCAGACTGGTCAATGGGCTATAAAACTATATCGTCCAGCGAGTTTAACCACATAAAGGATCAGCTCCCATTTATTAATAATCCAGCTTCGTCAATATTGCAGGAGGACAATGTTATTCTGTCTTTAGTAAAGCAATTCTACCTGAATAATCGCGGAAATTGA
- a CDS encoding alpha-amylase family glycosyl hydrolase — MQSDISDTKTKAGDPSPSHLPVNQIRTGCTGVHYEIFVRSFADSNGDGIGDLNGVTSKLDYLKDLGVSAIWLMPVSPSPTYHKYDVTDYYGIDPEYGTMDDFRRLIAEAHQRGIGVIIDLVLHHTSIHHPWFQEASKGPDNPYRQYYHWLRPDEIKRRKLATRDITADSGEKSPWHSVRGDTYRNRYAGAGEPPEKYYGMFWSGMPDLNFDHRPVREAVFNIARYWLNEIGVDGFRLDAARHLYREAEEPKNHEFWQEFGRVVESAKPNAYTVGEVWTRPERIAPYFRGLKANFNFDLQLMIAEIVKQEDDTEDLVEFLIYVHSTFSTVNPEFIDALLLSNHDQNRIGSVLKGNVTHLKVAANLLLTLSGLPYMYYGEEIGMLGMKPDEHIREPFLWDVRANDTQRTCWRRGKYSTSQTVRPLAQQQNDPDSLFNQYKRLIHYRNGHPILNNNLSRLLPSGIRQKGIVAFMRQNSASGPCVLIVHNLTGKPIDVVFSPGESWCRCIMFETVPGSSFTGDRVIVPGYGCVVVE, encoded by the coding sequence ATGCAATCTGATATTTCTGACACAAAAACAAAGGCAGGCGACCCATCGCCCAGCCATCTACCTGTAAATCAAATTCGTACAGGCTGTACCGGTGTCCATTACGAAATTTTCGTTCGCTCGTTTGCCGACTCGAACGGCGATGGAATCGGCGATCTGAACGGCGTTACGAGCAAGCTTGATTACCTGAAAGACCTCGGCGTTTCGGCTATATGGCTCATGCCTGTAAGCCCCTCGCCAACCTATCATAAGTATGATGTTACCGACTATTACGGCATTGACCCGGAGTATGGGACAATGGACGATTTCAGGCGGTTAATTGCCGAAGCGCATCAGCGCGGCATTGGCGTTATTATCGACCTGGTTTTGCATCACACCAGCATTCATCATCCCTGGTTTCAGGAAGCATCCAAAGGCCCGGATAATCCCTACCGGCAGTATTACCACTGGTTACGCCCCGACGAAATCAAACGCCGAAAACTGGCTACCCGCGACATTACGGCCGATTCGGGCGAGAAAAGCCCCTGGCATTCGGTTCGGGGAGACACATATCGCAACCGGTACGCCGGAGCGGGCGAACCGCCCGAAAAATATTACGGCATGTTCTGGAGCGGTATGCCCGATCTGAACTTCGACCACCGGCCCGTGCGAGAGGCCGTGTTTAACATTGCTCGCTACTGGCTTAACGAAATAGGCGTTGACGGATTCCGGCTCGATGCCGCCCGCCATTTGTACCGCGAAGCCGAAGAACCCAAAAATCACGAGTTCTGGCAGGAATTTGGGCGCGTCGTTGAATCGGCAAAACCAAATGCTTACACAGTCGGCGAAGTCTGGACACGCCCGGAGCGCATCGCGCCCTATTTTCGGGGATTGAAGGCCAACTTCAATTTCGACCTTCAATTGATGATTGCCGAAATTGTTAAACAGGAAGACGACACCGAAGATCTGGTCGAATTTTTAATCTATGTTCACAGCACGTTCAGCACTGTAAACCCGGAGTTTATTGATGCACTCCTTCTGTCGAACCACGACCAGAACCGCATTGGCAGTGTATTGAAAGGAAATGTCACCCACCTGAAAGTGGCGGCCAATCTTTTACTTACACTATCCGGCCTCCCCTACATGTACTACGGCGAGGAGATTGGTATGCTGGGTATGAAGCCGGATGAGCATATCCGGGAGCCATTTTTATGGGATGTTCGTGCCAACGATACCCAACGCACCTGCTGGCGTCGGGGGAAATACAGCACCAGCCAGACAGTTCGGCCATTGGCGCAACAGCAAAACGACCCCGATTCGCTTTTTAATCAGTACAAACGCCTGATTCACTACCGAAACGGCCATCCGATTCTGAATAATAACCTCAGCAGGCTCTTACCATCGGGTATTCGCCAAAAGGGGATCGTGGCGTTTATGAGGCAAAATTCCGCTAGTGGGCCATGTGTTCTGATCGTGCATAACCTGACAGGCAAACCCATTGATGTTGTCTTTTCGCCGGGCGAAAGCTGGTGCCGGTGTATTATGTTTGAAACAGTACCGGGCAGCTCCTTTACCGGCGACCGCGTAATTGTTCCGGGTTATGGCTGTGTTGTCGTGGAATAG
- a CDS encoding AMP nucleosidase: protein MKTKEEIVQNWLPRYTGTPIENFGEYILLTNFINYVDLFAKKFDVEIFGMGRAMQTATANNITIINFGMGSAMAATVMDLLSAVNPKAVLFLGKCGGLKKTQIGDLVLPIAAIRGEGTSNDYMRPEIPALPSFRLQRAVSSTIKRYELDYWTGTVYTTNRRIWEHDEQFKDYLREIRTMAIDMETATIFTVGFVNSIPHGALLLVSDNPLVPEGVKTEESDKRVTGQFVNVHLEIGIDALLELESSGDSVKHLRFE, encoded by the coding sequence ATGAAAACAAAAGAAGAAATCGTTCAGAACTGGTTGCCGCGCTACACGGGAACCCCTATTGAAAATTTCGGCGAATATATTTTGCTGACTAACTTCATAAACTATGTCGATCTATTTGCTAAAAAGTTCGATGTAGAAATTTTTGGTATGGGCCGAGCCATGCAAACGGCTACGGCCAATAATATTACCATTATAAATTTTGGCATGGGTAGTGCAATGGCAGCCACCGTAATGGACTTGCTGTCGGCTGTTAACCCCAAAGCTGTTTTGTTTTTAGGTAAATGTGGCGGGTTGAAAAAAACGCAGATCGGCGACCTGGTGCTGCCCATTGCCGCCATTCGGGGGGAGGGGACCAGCAACGATTACATGCGCCCCGAAATTCCGGCCTTGCCATCGTTCCGACTGCAACGGGCGGTTTCATCGACCATCAAACGATACGAGCTGGATTACTGGACCGGCACGGTGTACACGACCAACCGGCGCATATGGGAACATGACGAACAATTTAAAGATTACCTGCGCGAAATTCGGACAATGGCAATTGACATGGAAACGGCAACTATTTTCACCGTTGGCTTTGTGAACTCCATTCCCCACGGCGCTCTGTTGCTGGTATCCGACAACCCATTAGTGCCGGAAGGCGTCAAAACCGAAGAGAGTGATAAGCGGGTAACGGGCCAGTTCGTGAATGTTCACTTGGAAATTGGTATCGACGCCCTGCTCGAACTCGAATCATCCGGCGATTCGGTGAAGCATTTGCGATTTGAGTAG
- a CDS encoding BamA/TamA family outer membrane protein, which produces MENLYLVVRWSRLHPFWVWLALISGYSYNAVAQQDTRVKNPVTKELAPAPVAPTLLQIDTLGHQPIRQMAVDSLALIHSLATIRASSVADSLAQQRDSVFYSRLKTRMYKHRLTHQLYDLVFQDVYNSRAKTGEVNQIEVNPFKAFEGKIIGDIYIKRLGVFGQTVYDTLRKPANWVERTGNRLHFNTREHVIRNSYLLFRQGDVLDPNVLRDNERLLRTTSIFHDARILVLPRPNSKQFVDVYVITQDVWSLLPNGGFGGLTNFSLGFDQLNFRGLGHHLFAQVAYSGTDPRQKVEYQGRYTVPFIGKTFLTAEASLLYLRDLKQASVKLYRPFLTPDMKYAGSIELNHTQINNRLVTRNDSVLLVPLSYNYSDIWIGRSFRLFYRQRDSDEKGRSRLIVALRNTSYTYKTRPNVTADTNQVYQDSRTTLFSMGFSRRKYVRDVLIYGFGRTEDVPIGETVAGVIGFDNAELGQRLYTGLNFSQGRYVRGLGYVYGLVNMGGYIRNSRIEQGVVSFESNFFSSLMKTKWGNMRHFFNTRYTTGIGRFSNEYITLGSSGGGITTDGIGINSDALRGTKRWLINYENVLFSRLNLVGFRVAFVTFVNLGLTTFPERPLLSSPLYQGYGIGFRLRNENLTFNSFQIRLTYYPNIPGNTIPFRQSFEGIPILRLRDFDLSAPQIVPYR; this is translated from the coding sequence ATGGAAAATTTGTATCTGGTCGTGCGTTGGTCTCGCTTGCATCCTTTCTGGGTGTGGCTGGCACTCATATCCGGATACTCATATAACGCAGTAGCTCAGCAGGATACCCGCGTAAAGAATCCCGTCACGAAAGAGCTGGCCCCTGCGCCCGTAGCACCTACTCTATTACAGATAGACACCCTGGGGCATCAGCCTATCCGGCAAATGGCCGTAGATTCTTTGGCGCTGATTCATTCACTAGCCACTATTCGCGCCAGCTCCGTAGCCGACAGTTTAGCCCAACAGCGTGACAGTGTTTTTTACAGCCGCCTGAAAACCAGAATGTATAAACACCGGCTAACCCACCAATTGTACGATCTTGTTTTTCAGGATGTGTATAACAGCCGGGCAAAAACGGGTGAGGTCAACCAGATTGAAGTGAATCCGTTTAAGGCATTTGAAGGGAAAATTATTGGTGATATTTATATCAAACGACTCGGCGTATTTGGCCAAACAGTGTATGACACCCTGCGTAAACCCGCCAACTGGGTTGAACGCACAGGTAACCGCCTTCACTTCAACACCCGCGAGCATGTTATCCGTAATTCATATTTACTGTTCCGGCAAGGCGATGTGCTCGACCCGAACGTGCTTCGTGACAATGAACGACTATTGCGTACTACATCCATCTTCCACGATGCCCGTATTCTGGTCTTGCCAAGGCCAAATAGTAAGCAGTTTGTCGATGTCTATGTCATTACTCAGGATGTCTGGTCACTCTTGCCCAATGGTGGTTTTGGCGGCTTAACCAATTTTAGTCTTGGCTTCGATCAGCTCAATTTTAGGGGGTTGGGACATCACCTGTTTGCGCAGGTGGCGTATTCGGGTACCGATCCGCGTCAGAAAGTAGAATACCAGGGGCGGTATACTGTTCCGTTTATCGGCAAAACCTTCCTGACTGCCGAAGCCAGCCTGCTGTATCTGCGCGATTTGAAACAGGCATCTGTTAAGTTATATCGCCCATTTTTAACCCCCGACATGAAATATGCCGGGTCAATTGAGCTGAATCATACCCAGATCAACAATCGGCTTGTTACCCGAAACGACAGCGTATTGCTGGTTCCACTCAGTTATAATTATTCCGACATCTGGATTGGCCGTTCCTTTCGATTATTCTATAGACAACGCGATTCTGACGAAAAAGGGCGTTCGCGACTCATTGTGGCCTTACGTAATACAAGCTATACCTACAAAACACGTCCCAATGTAACGGCCGATACAAACCAGGTTTATCAGGATAGCCGAACGACCCTGTTTAGCATGGGTTTCTCCCGGCGTAAATACGTTCGGGATGTATTGATTTACGGGTTTGGCCGTACAGAAGACGTTCCTATCGGCGAAACGGTGGCGGGCGTTATTGGTTTTGATAACGCCGAATTGGGGCAACGACTGTATACAGGGCTGAATTTTTCGCAGGGTAGGTATGTGCGTGGTCTCGGGTATGTGTATGGACTGGTCAATATGGGTGGCTACATTCGGAATAGTCGAATTGAGCAGGGCGTTGTTTCGTTCGAATCCAATTTTTTTAGTTCATTGATGAAAACGAAGTGGGGAAACATGCGCCACTTTTTCAATACCCGGTACACTACCGGTATTGGCCGCTTTTCGAACGAATATATTACCCTGGGTAGCAGTGGCGGGGGGATCACGACGGATGGTATCGGTATTAACAGCGATGCTTTGCGAGGCACGAAACGCTGGTTGATTAACTACGAAAATGTTCTGTTTTCGCGCTTGAATCTTGTTGGGTTTCGGGTTGCTTTCGTCACGTTCGTCAACCTTGGCCTGACCACTTTTCCCGAGCGCCCGTTGCTGAGCAGCCCTTTGTATCAGGGGTATGGCATTGGCTTTAGACTCCGGAATGAAAACCTGACATTCAATAGTTTTCAAATCCGACTCACATATTACCCGAATATTCCGGGAAATACAATTCCTTTTCGCCAGTCGTTCGAAGGGATTCCAATCCTGAGACTGCGCGATTTCGATTTATCCGCGCCCCAGATCGTACCGTATCGTTAA
- a CDS encoding YceI family protein, producing MKKVTMIAALMFASVGAFAQNWTLDKAHSNLGFTVTHMMLSEVDGKFQNFDVKMTSEKADFTDAKIDLTADVSSVNTNQEKRDGHLKSPDFFDATKYPTLEFKSKSISKVSGNKYKLMGDLTMHGVTKPVTLDAVITGPVTNPQNKKTLAGFKVTGEVKRADFTLGTVPAAVVSDEISIRASGELVKAN from the coding sequence ATGAAAAAAGTAACCATGATCGCTGCACTGATGTTCGCTTCGGTAGGCGCTTTTGCTCAGAACTGGACGCTTGACAAAGCGCACTCTAACTTAGGCTTCACAGTAACACACATGATGTTGTCTGAAGTTGATGGTAAATTCCAGAATTTCGATGTTAAAATGACATCGGAGAAGGCTGACTTTACGGATGCTAAAATCGACTTGACTGCCGATGTAAGCAGCGTCAACACGAACCAGGAAAAACGCGACGGTCACCTGAAAAGCCCCGATTTCTTCGACGCAACTAAATATCCAACCCTGGAATTCAAGAGCAAGTCGATCAGCAAAGTATCGGGCAACAAATACAAACTGATGGGCGACCTGACGATGCACGGTGTAACCAAGCCAGTAACGCTTGATGCGGTTATCACCGGTCCTGTTACCAACCCACAAAACAAGAAAACCTTAGCTGGTTTTAAAGTAACTGGCGAAGTGAAACGTGCTGACTTTACGTTAGGTACGGTTCCTGCGGCTGTTGTTAGCGACGAAATCTCGATCCGCGCCAGTGGTGAGCTTGTTAAGGCTAACTAA
- a CDS encoding alpha-amylase family glycosyl hydrolase, which produces MKFLYYPLFLFIFLLAPAFGQVVTTQPAFPNADAEITLIFDLTKSTDSRAKGLLGKQDDVYLWSGAGSTAAGNAFEFQPAGQTDFAKPFTPGKMTALGNDKWQIKLVPRTYFGVPAATPIRKLGLLLKGGDGKAQTEDFSIVIYDASFNLTRLSPGQKQFYVDANTSLLVRYKSSQSATFSLTLDGQPAASATGTDSLNTLLNTGTQSGLQRTVIVKATSLSATTGTTAISDTFFFTVKPQSPIAVLPTGLQDGINYTGTNKATLVLYAPKKSFVYLLGEFNNWAINPAYLMNRTPDGNRYWLDLPNLPAGETAFEYLVDGTIGVADPYADKILDRNNDKFIPATTYPNLKAFPDKAQGNTVSVLQPGQTAYAFQTTGFQRPAVNTMVVYELLVRDFVQNRNYQTLTDSLAYLKRLGINTIELMPVTEFSGNDSWGYNPIFYFAPDKAYGTKDALKQFVDAAHKQGIAVVLDMVLNQADYEFPYVKMYWAGDRPSADSPYFNQQATHPFSVFFDFNHESPDTKAFVDRVCTYWLQEFKVDGFRFDLSKGFTQKNSGNDVSAWGNYDASRIAIWKRIYDQIRTVDPTAYVILEHFADNTEETELANYGMMLWGNHNGDYRNATRSAQGDFSGISYQKRNFQKPNLVGYAESHDEERIVYDLRQNGTTTGSYTIKSLPTALDRAKLAAAFLLTVPGPKMIWQFGELGYDLSINTCSDGTTINNDCRTAAKPIHWDYYKDADRQKLYKVYSALINLKTTVPAFATSDFTTDFTGVVKRLTLRSASVTVFLIGNFDTKPQTINAGFPSSGKWYHFFTGQEVQITDASQSVMLEPGAFHLYSTSKLPTPDAGLVPFALVPSTVTAVEPEPVSQILISPNPAGEQTIVDINSGYRGVVDLSLRDAGGRSVRSMSALKISERLRQPIDLQTLSSGIYFLRIQQGEQQSVLKVLKR; this is translated from the coding sequence ATGAAATTTCTGTACTACCCGCTCTTTCTTTTCATTTTCCTGCTGGCACCCGCCTTTGGACAAGTTGTTACGACACAGCCCGCATTCCCAAACGCCGATGCTGAAATTACCCTGATTTTCGACCTGACAAAGTCTACCGATAGTCGGGCAAAAGGGCTACTCGGTAAACAGGACGACGTTTATCTGTGGTCGGGAGCCGGATCGACAGCCGCCGGTAATGCGTTTGAATTTCAGCCCGCCGGGCAAACAGATTTTGCCAAACCCTTTACACCGGGCAAAATGACAGCTCTCGGCAATGATAAATGGCAGATAAAGCTGGTGCCGCGTACTTACTTTGGTGTACCAGCCGCAACACCCATTCGCAAACTGGGACTGTTGCTGAAAGGTGGCGATGGAAAAGCCCAGACAGAAGATTTTTCGATAGTCATTTACGATGCCAGCTTTAACCTCACTCGGCTGTCTCCAGGTCAGAAACAGTTTTACGTCGATGCCAACACATCCTTACTGGTACGCTACAAAAGTTCGCAGTCGGCAACCTTTAGCCTGACCCTCGACGGGCAACCTGCCGCCAGTGCTACGGGCACAGATTCACTCAATACATTGCTCAATACCGGCACGCAATCGGGTTTGCAACGGACGGTGATTGTGAAGGCAACTTCACTTAGTGCAACGACCGGCACGACGGCTATTTCCGACACGTTTTTCTTTACCGTTAAACCCCAATCGCCAATTGCGGTATTGCCAACAGGGCTACAGGATGGCATTAATTATACGGGTACGAACAAGGCCACACTGGTACTGTATGCGCCAAAGAAAAGCTTTGTGTATCTGCTCGGCGAATTCAACAATTGGGCAATCAACCCGGCTTATTTGATGAACCGGACGCCCGACGGCAACCGCTATTGGCTCGACCTGCCCAACCTGCCCGCCGGTGAAACGGCTTTTGAGTATTTGGTCGATGGTACCATCGGCGTTGCTGACCCTTATGCAGACAAGATTCTGGATCGCAACAACGACAAATTTATTCCGGCCACGACCTACCCTAACCTGAAAGCTTTCCCCGACAAAGCGCAGGGCAATACGGTTTCTGTTTTGCAGCCGGGCCAAACAGCTTATGCGTTCCAGACGACCGGTTTTCAGCGACCCGCCGTCAACACGATGGTTGTTTATGAGCTGCTCGTCCGCGATTTTGTCCAGAATCGAAACTACCAAACCCTCACCGACAGTCTGGCCTATCTGAAACGACTTGGCATCAATACCATTGAACTGATGCCCGTTACGGAGTTTTCGGGCAACGATTCGTGGGGCTACAACCCCATTTTCTACTTCGCTCCCGACAAAGCATATGGTACGAAAGACGCCCTGAAACAATTTGTCGATGCGGCTCATAAACAGGGCATTGCGGTGGTGCTCGACATGGTGCTGAATCAGGCCGATTACGAGTTCCCGTACGTAAAAATGTACTGGGCTGGTGATCGCCCCTCCGCCGACAGCCCGTATTTTAACCAACAGGCCACGCACCCGTTCAGCGTCTTTTTCGATTTCAACCACGAAAGTCCGGACACCAAAGCATTTGTCGATCGGGTGTGTACATACTGGTTGCAGGAGTTTAAAGTCGATGGCTTTCGCTTTGACCTCTCGAAAGGATTTACCCAGAAAAATTCCGGCAATGATGTGTCGGCCTGGGGCAACTACGATGCCAGCCGGATTGCCATCTGGAAACGCATTTATGACCAGATCAGAACCGTTGACCCAACGGCTTACGTCATTCTGGAACACTTTGCCGACAACACCGAAGAAACTGAACTAGCCAATTACGGCATGATGCTCTGGGGAAATCACAACGGCGACTACCGGAACGCCACCCGCTCGGCACAAGGCGATTTTTCGGGCATTTCATATCAGAAACGTAATTTCCAGAAACCGAATCTGGTTGGTTATGCGGAGAGTCATGACGAAGAACGAATTGTCTATGACCTTCGCCAGAATGGCACAACAACGGGTTCGTATACCATTAAATCGCTGCCCACCGCGCTGGATCGGGCCAAACTGGCAGCCGCGTTCCTGTTGACAGTGCCGGGCCCGAAAATGATCTGGCAGTTTGGCGAGCTGGGTTATGATCTATCCATCAACACCTGTTCCGACGGTACAACGATCAACAATGACTGCCGCACCGCTGCCAAACCAATTCACTGGGACTATTACAAAGATGCCGACCGGCAAAAATTATACAAAGTGTACAGTGCTCTGATCAACCTCAAAACCACGGTTCCAGCCTTTGCCACGTCGGACTTTACAACCGACTTTACCGGCGTTGTCAAACGGCTAACCCTGCGCAGTGCATCGGTTACTGTTTTCCTGATTGGCAACTTCGATACGAAACCGCAGACGATCAATGCGGGGTTTCCATCGAGCGGGAAGTGGTACCATTTCTTTACGGGGCAGGAAGTACAGATAACCGACGCCAGTCAATCGGTAATGCTGGAGCCGGGTGCCTTTCATCTGTACTCGACCAGCAAACTCCCTACCCCCGACGCGGGCCTTGTTCCCTTTGCTCTTGTACCCAGCACGGTAACGGCAGTAGAGCCTGAGCCGGTTAGCCAAATCCTCATTTCGCCAAATCCGGCTGGTGAACAGACTATTGTCGATATAAATAGCGGCTATCGGGGAGTGGTGGACCTCAGTTTGCGCGATGCTGGCGGGCGTTCGGTTCGGTCGATGAGTGCGTTGAAAATCAGCGAGCGGCTCCGTCAACCAATCGATTTGCAAACCCTCTCGTCGGGAATCTATTTCCTTCGAATCCAGCAAGGTGAGCAGCAAAGCGTTTTGAAGGTATTGAAACGATAG
- a CDS encoding MarR family winged helix-turn-helix transcriptional regulator, whose translation MSIETDIKQSTPFKSSYHRVIVNLIYTSNWLAGSQTQLLKPFKLTLQQYNVLRILRGQFPDPIKVSDITERMLDKMSNASRLVDKLVAKKLVLRTECPSDRRAVDVIITEKGLDLLTQLDARQAKWDLLLQEKLTADDAATLSQLLDQLRA comes from the coding sequence ATGTCTATAGAAACTGACATCAAACAGAGCACGCCATTCAAATCCTCATATCATCGGGTGATTGTGAATTTAATATATACCAGCAACTGGCTGGCTGGCAGCCAGACGCAACTATTGAAGCCGTTTAAGCTCACGTTACAGCAATATAATGTGTTGCGGATTCTTCGTGGACAGTTTCCCGACCCAATCAAAGTATCGGACATCACGGAGCGCATGCTCGATAAAATGTCGAACGCGTCCCGATTGGTCGACAAGTTGGTTGCCAAGAAACTTGTCTTACGTACAGAATGCCCAAGTGACCGCCGGGCCGTTGATGTGATCATTACGGAGAAGGGCCTTGATTTGCTGACCCAGTTAGATGCCCGGCAGGCCAAATGGGATTTGCTGTTGCAGGAAAAACTGACTGCCGATGATGCCGCAACCCTTAGTCAACTGCTCGATCAGTTGCGGGCTTAA